A region from the Vulpes lagopus strain Blue_001 chromosome 5, ASM1834538v1, whole genome shotgun sequence genome encodes:
- the LOC121490639 gene encoding olfactory receptor 10P1 yields the protein MAEENQTLPEFLLLGFSDFRTLQGPLFWMVLLVYLVTLLGNCAIILLTQASPSLHSPMYFLLRHLSVVELLYTTDIVPRTLVDLASPYPRAISFQSCVAQMYVFVVLGISECCLLTAMAYDRYAAICRPLHYATLMSWRACTAMVGVSWLMGIITATTHSSLIFTLPFPSHPIIPHFLCDILPVLRLASAGKHESEISVMTATVVFIMVPFSLIIASYARILGAILAMASTQSRRKVFSTCSSHLLVVFLFFGTASITYIQPRAGSSVTMNRILSLFYTVITPMLNPIIYTLRNKEVARALQRMVKRQVSSP from the coding sequence ATGGCTGAGGAAAATCAGACTCTGCCTGAATTTCTCCTTCTAGGATTTTCTGACTTCAGGACCCTGCAGGGACCCCTGTTCTGGATGGTACTTCTGGTTTACCTGGTCACCTTGCTGGGTAACTGTGCCATCATCCTCCTCACACAGGCGAGCCCATCCCTGCATTCCCCCATGTACTTCCTCCTGCGCCACCTCTCCGTGGTGGAGCTCCTGTACACCACGGACATTGTGCCCAGGACCCTGGTTGACCTGGCCTCCCCATACCCCCGGGCCATCTCCTTCCAGAGCTGTGTGGCCCAGATGTACGTCTTTGTGGTCCTGGGCATCTCAGAGTGCTGCCTCCTCACAgccatggcctatgaccgctatgcgGCCATCTGCCGGCCCCTGCACTATGCCACCCTCATGAGCTGGAGGGCCTGCACGGCCATGGTGGGTGTCTCCTGGCTCATGGGCATCATCACAGCCACCACCCATTCCTCTCTCATCttcactctgcccttccccagccACCCCATCATCCCGCACTTCCTCTGTGACATCCTGCCAGTACTGAGGCTGGCAAGTGCTGGGAAACACGAGAGTGAAATCTCCGTGATGACAGCCACCGTGGTCTTCATCATGGTCCCCTTCTCTCTGATCATTGCCTCTTATGCCCGCATTCTGGGTGCCATCCTGGCAATGGCCTCCACCCAGAGCCGTCGCAAGGTCTTCTCTACTTGCTCCTCCCACCTGCTTGTGGTCTTCCTCTTCTTTGGAACAGCCAGCATCACCTACATCCAGCCCCGGGCGGGCTCCTCTGTCACCATGAACCGCATCCTCAGCCTCTTCTACACAGTCATCACACCCATGCTCAACCCCATCATCTACACCCTTCGCAACAAGGAGGTGGCAAGGGCCCTGCAGCGCATGGTGAAGAGGCAGGTCTCCTCACCATGA